A region of Aquarana catesbeiana isolate 2022-GZ linkage group LG08, ASM4218655v1, whole genome shotgun sequence DNA encodes the following proteins:
- the LOC141104900 gene encoding uncharacterized protein translates to MEEWEYLEGHKDLYKDVMMDNQPPLTSPDGSSNENPPERCPCPLYSRDSTQEGHTIPHHHQSGNLRDSKVEVKEEIKEEDDEDGVMEESKFPKGHKDLYQDTMVESSSYRNPPEEYHTIPHHHQDNIVLKEEYKEEDEEYGVMEEFSEGHKDMMEPPNTRNPPERCPRPLYSRDSTQEDHTIPHCYKSGDPIDIEFEVKAEEEESYVRDDQQSMEEDGITGTFIEEDTPTEISTGGSLTLNTRGPSNGFFGAETDTENEKYTRPKTDTENKQFLKNIYIFIYENEIKSRA, encoded by the exons atggatccagtaatgagaacccaccagagagatgtccctgtcctctgtattcccgggattccacacaggaaggtcacaccatccctcaccatcatcag agtggaaacctgagagattctaaagttgaggttaaagaagagataaaagaggaggatgatgaggatggggtgatggaggagtcaaaGTTTCCAAaaggacacaaagatctgtaccaggacaccatggtggagtcatccagctacagaaacccaccagaggaatatcacaccatccctcaccatcatcag GATAATATTGTTttaaaagaagagtataaagaggaggatgaggagtatggggtgatggaggagttttcagaaggacacaaggatatgatggagccacctaataccaggaacccaccagagagatgtccccgtcctctgtattcccgggattccacacaggaagatcacaccatccctcactgttacaag agtggagatccaatcgatatagaatttgaggttaaagcagaagaagaagaaagttatgtgagggatgatcagcagtctatggaggaggatggaataacggggacatttatagaggaggacactcctacagagatcagcacaggtgggtcattaacactaaatactaGGGGTCCatcgaatgggttttttggtgccgaaaccgatactgaaaatgaaaaatacactaggccgaaaaccgataccgaaaataagcagtttttaaaaaatatttatatttttatatacgaaaatgaaataaaaagtagagcataa